Genomic DNA from Candidatus Zixiibacteriota bacterium:
CAGTTGAAGGCCTCCGGTTCGAGGCGCACTTCCGGATCGAATTTCTGGACGAAATGCCGGAGCAGCAGCGGGATATCCTCGCGGCGCTCGCGCAGAGGCGGCAGGCGGAAACCGAAGGTCGAGAGGCGATAGTAGAGATCCTGGCGGAACTGGCCGTGTTCCATCATCGTTTTGAGATCTTTGTTCGTGGCCGAGATGACGCGCACATCGACGCGGCGCGGGACGGTTTCGCCGAGCCGCACGACCTCTTTCTCCTCGATCACCCGCAGCAGTTTAACCTGAATCGAGAGCGGCATATCGCCGATTTCGTCCAGGAAGAAGGTGCCGCCGTCGGCTTCTTCAAACAGGCCGACCTTCTCGCCTTCGGCGCCGGTGAAGGCCCCGCGCTTGTAGCCAAAGAGCTCCGATTCGAGCAGAGTTTCCGGCAGCGCGGCGCAGTTGACCGAAACGAAGCGGCGGTCCTTGCGATTAGAGTTATAGTGAATCGCCTTGGCCAGCAGGTCCTTGCCGGTGCCGGTTTCACCTTCGATCAAAATCGAAATCGATGAATCCTTGACCTGCAGGACACGATCGAGGATATCGAGCATGTCGTGACTGGCGGTGATGATATTCGGGAAGGCCAGTTGTTTCTGCAACTGGTCTTTGAGCCGGCGGTTGTCCTGGGCCAGCCGGCGTTTTTGCTCTTCCGACGATTTGAAAGCCAGGATATCGGAGAAGGCGATGGCAAAATCGAGGTTGGATTTGGTGAAGTTGGCGTAACGCGCGCCGATGCGGTCGATGTAGACGAGACCGGCAACTTCGGATGAGAGCTGAATCGGGATCGAGATGAACGCCCCGAGTTGATCGCCGGCGCCGAGATAGTCGAACATGCGCTTGCGATCGGTGGTCAGGTGCGTTACCAGCAAGGGCCGATCCAACGGCAGCGAACCGCCGCGGCCGTTGGCGAGCGACTTGGCAACCTTCTGCAAGATGGTCGTGTCGAAGTCGAGCGCGGCCAGCGTCTCAAAGCAATTCTGCTGAGAGTCGTAGGAGAAGATAAAAGCGCGGGTACCGCCGACCTTGTCGCGCAGCACGCGCAAGCTGTCCTCCAAGGAACCGCTCTTGAGGCTGCCGTACTCGCTCGCGGTCAGAAATGAGCTGAACAAGCTGAATTCGTTTTCGTTGGAGAGCCCGGCATCAACCATGTCGTCTTCGATCGCCAGGCGGAGAATGCGGCACTCTTCGATGGCGCGGTCGTCCTGGAATTGGTGCGCCAGCGATTCGCAGGCTTCGAGGTAGTTGAGAGCACCGTCGAAGTCTTTGGCTTCATAGGCCAGTGCCGCCATCTGATAGTGCGCGTGAATCTTAAGCCAAGTGAGCGACAGTTGTTCGGCGAGGCGAATCGCACTATTGAGATAGCGCAGGCCAAGCTGGTGGTGAGCGCTCGACTTGATCAGAGACTTACCCGCGACATAGTCGGCGTAGGCGAGTTCACGCACTTCGCCGGCGACTTCGAGGAGCTGCACCGCATCATCGAACGACTTGAGGGCTTCGGCAAAATTCTCGTTGGCAGCGGCCAACGCTCCAAGAATCTTCTTGGCGCCGGCAATTTCGATGACTTCCCCGACATGCTCGGCGACCTGAAGTGCGCGGCGGGCATGATCGCCGGCCAGGGCGTAGTTGCCCGAGTTGTATTCGAGTTCAGCCAGGCGGCGCTCGGTCTGGCTGATAATGGCACTCTCGGGGGCGATGCGGTGACCAATTTCGAGGGCGTACGAGTAGTGCTGACGCGCCATACGGGTATCACCCATCGCGGCGAGCAGCTCGCCCATGTATTCATGATAGATCGAGCGTTCGCGCACCAGATCGAGCCGTTTGATCACGTCATAGGCCAGATCGAGGGTGCGGCGGGCATCGGAGAAATTCTCCTTCAGGTAGAGCACATAGCCGAGCGAAAGCAGATTGCGCGCCTCGGAAGGACCGGCCTCGGTGCTGTGGCTGAAGGTGACACAATCTTTCAGGGTCAGGAGCGCTTCGTCCCATTGACCGATAAGAATCTGGACCCGCGCGCGGTTGCCGCGGGCGCGGTTGAGAGCGACGTCGGAGGTCACCGCCAGGCGTCCGGCCAGCTCGATCGACTCGGCGAGGAACTTGTCGGCCAGCCGAAACTCGCCGCGAATGAAATAAATCTGCGCGAGGCGGTTGTAGGCGCTGACCAGGTCGTCATCGTGGCCGATGCGGCGGAAGGAGCTGATGGCATCGCGGATAAAAGCTTCGCCCTGGGCGAGATCACCGAGGGCGACATGGAGCTTGCCGATGAGGGCCTGAATGCGTCCGATGAGCAGGTTTTCGGCGGTCGCAGCGACAAGGGCATAGGCCTTGGTGGCGACAGCCAGCACCTCCAACGGCGGTTTGGTCGGAAGGTCGACCGCCGCCTGGAGATATAGATATTCTCCCGCCGTCACCGAAGAGGGCTCTGACTCGATGATTGGAGCCAGCTTCCCCAACTCTTCCCGGGCCGCGACAAACTTATTTTCGCCGATCAGGATGTGGATTGCTTTAAGTTTGTCCGCCGTGTCTGTCGCATTACCGATTCTGCTCATCCAGACAAAAACGTTGCTACTTAGTTTTCCTGTTCTTGACCGGCGAGTCGATCCGTTTGTTCGAGCCGGTCGTTGGCTTCACGCTCGTATCATTCCTCTCGCCGCCGATAAAGACGCTTCTCACCTCGAGAATGAAGAATCGTGTCCATTCGAAAATTCTCGTGATGACGGGCGTATTCGGGCGCGGGGTGTCGGTGGAACCACTCTGCGGTTTCCAACCCACCGTGGTCGTATCCGTAGGACGGTCGTCCCAGGGATGGTCCACCGCCTGAGCGGCAGCGGGGAGGAGCAGAAATATCGAGGCCGCGAAGACTACCACTGTCAGTAGCTTTAGCAGGTTCATGCCTACTGCCTCCAAATAGTTAGCTGTTATCAACTTAGTGCGGTCAAAGAAATGCAGGGGACAAAGCGACGCACATCTTTGGCTGTGCTTTAAGCTAAACCGGTTCTCATACCTTGTCAAGCATTTTTTGCGTCGGCACTGAAAAACACGATAGCGTCAAGCGTATCATATTGCCATAGAATAACTTATGGTTCCGTCGCAGTTCCTGCGACATTTCAATTCTATACATATAGTAGACGTGGAAAGGCCGGATCAGCTTGCGGCGATCCGTCCTTGTCAAACCAATGGCCAATGAAAGCGATGACTTTGGTCAGAGAACTTGATTCTCGCGCAGCTTAGTGAACAGCTTGTTCGCGATTTCTTGCGGCGTCGCGCCGGTGAGAATCTCCCCTTTCGGGCGAGCCGGAGGATTGGCAGCTTTCGAGACGGTGCTGCTCGATGCGAAGACGGGCAAAGCCAAGTCAAGTCCCAGATCAGCAGCTTTGTAAACCGCGACGGTTTTCTTCTTGGCGTTCATCTTCCCTTTCAGAGACGGTAGGCGGGGTTCGTTGATCTCCTTAACGACGGAGATTACCGCGGGAGTCGGCGCCGCGACTTTGTCGAAGCCGTCGTCGGTCATCCGTTCGACTGTGAGTCTGCCACCGTCGATCGCGTCGATTTTGCGGACGAACATGATTTGCGGCCAGCCGAGAAAACCGGCGAGTGCCGAGGAAACAGTGCCGGCATCGGAATCCACCGCTTGTTTGCCGAGAATGACCAAATCGACCGAGCCGATCTTTCTGATACCGGCAGCCAGCGCGCACGAGATGCCGATCGAGTCGACGGCGGCGAGGGCCTCATCCATGATATGGGCAGCTTCGTCAACGCCGAGCGCGAGGGCTTCGCGGAGCGCATAGTCGGCTTCCTTGCCACCGAGCGAAAGCGCCCAGATGCTGCCGCCGTGTTTTTCCTTGAGGCGCAGCGCCTCTTCGATGGCATAGGCATCGAAGGGGTTGAGCATACCGGGACTGGCGGGCAAATTGAGTTTGCCGGATTGCGCGTCGACGGTGACGAGCGCGATTTCGGGGACTTGTTTAACGCAGACGACGATATTCACGATGATCCTCCAGGCTATGCGTGTTCATCGAGCGCGGCCAGGGCGCTCTCGGCGGCGCGCTGTTCGGCGCTCTTTTTGGAATCGCCGCGGCCGGTGCCGAGGCGACGACCGCTGACAAAGACTTCGACGGTAAACACCTTGCGGTGATCGGGGCCGTCTTCGTCCGAGACCGTGTACTTGGGCAAGCCGCCACCGCCGGCTTGCAAGCGTTCCAGCAATTCGCCCTTGAAGTTGCGCAGCGACAGGAAGTCGCTGATTTCGTCAAAATTGAGCGAGATCAGGCGCTTGATGACCTGGCGGGTCGGTTCGAGTCCGCCGTCCAAGTAGACGGCGCCGAACATCGCCTCGAGGCAATCGGCGACGATCGAGGGGCGGGTGCGGCCGCCGGCGCGCTCTTCGTCCGCTGACATCAGGATGTAATTACCGAGGTCGATTTCCATGCCCGTGTGTGCCAGCACCTTTTTATTCACCAGCAGTGATTTGTTCTTGGTCAAACTGCCTTCGCTCATGTCGGGGTATTTCTGGAACAGTTCTTCGGCAACAATCAGGCCCAGCACCGAATCGCCGAGGAATTCGAGACGCTCGTAGGATCGCAGATTGCGCGGTTCGTTGGCACGCAGAAA
This window encodes:
- a CDS encoding electron transfer flavoprotein subunit beta/FixA family protein, whose translation is MNIVVCVKQVPEIALVTVDAQSGKLNLPASPGMLNPFDAYAIEEALRLKEKHGGSIWALSLGGKEADYALREALALGVDEAAHIMDEALAAVDSIGISCALAAGIRKIGSVDLVILGKQAVDSDAGTVSSALAGFLGWPQIMFVRKIDAIDGGRLTVERMTDDGFDKVAAPTPAVISVVKEINEPRLPSLKGKMNAKKKTVAVYKAADLGLDLALPVFASSSTVSKAANPPARPKGEILTGATPQEIANKLFTKLRENQVL
- a CDS encoding sigma 54-interacting transcriptional regulator, whose product is MSRIGNATDTADKLKAIHILIGENKFVAAREELGKLAPIIESEPSSVTAGEYLYLQAAVDLPTKPPLEVLAVATKAYALVAATAENLLIGRIQALIGKLHVALGDLAQGEAFIRDAISSFRRIGHDDDLVSAYNRLAQIYFIRGEFRLADKFLAESIELAGRLAVTSDVALNRARGNRARVQILIGQWDEALLTLKDCVTFSHSTEAGPSEARNLLSLGYVLYLKENFSDARRTLDLAYDVIKRLDLVRERSIYHEYMGELLAAMGDTRMARQHYSYALEIGHRIAPESAIISQTERRLAELEYNSGNYALAGDHARRALQVAEHVGEVIEIAGAKKILGALAAANENFAEALKSFDDAVQLLEVAGEVRELAYADYVAGKSLIKSSAHHQLGLRYLNSAIRLAEQLSLTWLKIHAHYQMAALAYEAKDFDGALNYLEACESLAHQFQDDRAIEECRILRLAIEDDMVDAGLSNENEFSLFSSFLTASEYGSLKSGSLEDSLRVLRDKVGGTRAFIFSYDSQQNCFETLAALDFDTTILQKVAKSLANGRGGSLPLDRPLLVTHLTTDRKRMFDYLGAGDQLGAFISIPIQLSSEVAGLVYIDRIGARYANFTKSNLDFAIAFSDILAFKSSEEQKRRLAQDNRRLKDQLQKQLAFPNIITASHDMLDILDRVLQVKDSSISILIEGETGTGKDLLAKAIHYNSNRKDRRFVSVNCAALPETLLESELFGYKRGAFTGAEGEKVGLFEEADGGTFFLDEIGDMPLSIQVKLLRVIEEKEVVRLGETVPRRVDVRVISATNKDLKTMMEHGQFRQDLYYRLSTFGFRLPPLRERREDIPLLLRHFVQKFDPEVRLEPEAFNCLADYDWPGNIRELENEIKKLVLLAGEKKTISSYMISHRITDRANASAGTRTEANGSFSLYEYLNRLEREYVLKALRDSGWVKKHAAEKLSIPESTLRLKMKQYHLTQE
- the rnc gene encoding ribonuclease III codes for the protein MRRLFARLFGKRPVRSTPSPLSSTTIAEIQRRIGYSFNDTYYLTKALTHRSFLRANEPRNLRSYERLEFLGDSVLGLIVAEELFQKYPDMSEGSLTKNKSLLVNKKVLAHTGMEIDLGNYILMSADEERAGGRTRPSIVADCLEAMFGAVYLDGGLEPTRQVIKRLISLNFDEISDFLSLRNFKGELLERLQAGGGGLPKYTVSDEDGPDHRKVFTVEVFVSGRRLGTGRGDSKKSAEQRAAESALAALDEHA